One genomic segment of Kogia breviceps isolate mKogBre1 chromosome 11, mKogBre1 haplotype 1, whole genome shotgun sequence includes these proteins:
- the LOC131765207 gene encoding large ribosomal subunit protein uL23-like: MGSWEEVETELCTRQASLAGVRTLRGETGDEGGQSSLHPSSSPSPVPESTAPPAGSHKKRSERYPPSQRSKHCGSEGSPNILRRAPTRRNKLDFYAIIKLPLTTEPAMKKIEDNSTPVFTVEVKANEHDVKKLYDIDVAKVNTLIRPDGEKKAFVHLAPDCDALDVANKTEII, from the exons AtgggaagctgggaggaagtggagACAGAGCTGTGCACAAGGCAAGCGAGCCTGGCTGGGGTGAGGACTCTAAGAGGAGAAACAGGAGATGAGGGAGGCCAGTCCAGTCTCCACCCTTCCAGCAGCCCAAGTCCCGTGCCTGAGTCCACAGCGCCCCCTGCTGGCAG ccacaaaaaaagatcTGAACGTTACCCACCTTCCCAACGCTCAAAACACTGCGGTTCAGAAGGCAGCCCAAACATCCTCAGAAGAGCGCCCACAAGGAGAAACAAGCTTGACTTCTATGCCATCATCAAGTTGCCCCTGACCACTGAGCCGGCCATGAAGAAGATAGAAGACAACAGCACACCTGTGTTCACTGTGGAGGTCAAGGCCAATGAGCACGATGTGAAGAAGCTCTATGACATTGACGTGGCCAAGGTCAACACCCTGATAAGGCCTGATGGAGAGAAGAAGGCGTTTGTTCACCTGGCTCCTGACTGTGATGCTTTGGATGTTGCCAACAAAACGGAGATCATCTAA